The DNA segment ATCGCTTGATTTTTAAAGCTTTCGAAGGCAACGATCTCCTTCTGCTTCTTCTTAATGGCGCTAATTAGCGTCTGTACTCTTTCATGCTTTTGTATCAGACGTTCTGCTTTTTGGAAATGCTGAACCTCATCGCTCGTACCAATCAACTCAGCGAGCTCTTTTGCTTTTTCCATAATATCTTCTCGAATAACGAGATCACGAGAATTGAATTTCGGTATTCCGCAATCCGTCATCTGGTTACGCTCTTGTCCCAAGGCTCTATCCTCCCCACCATAATCAAACCATGTATTATCGGCTGCTAGTGCTAATACCGTTAAATTTAATAATTAAGCTTATGAATTAAGCGGAGCTTACCGCCGTTGCTACAATATTCCCCTTGATATACCACGTCATTGGATCCGTAATTTCCACTTGAACGAAGCTGCCGATCAAATCCTTGCTCCCTTCGAAGTGGACCAGTTTGTTGCTTCGCGTCCGTCCGGACAAAACGTCCGAATTGTTCTTGCTCTCACCTTCCACGAGAACTTCAACAATCTTGCCTTCCATCAGGTCATTGCTCATTCGGCAGTGTTCATTAACGACCTCGTTCAAACGCTGCAAGCGCTCCTTCTTGACCTCCATCGGTACATCGTCTTCCATGACCGCAGCGGGTGTTCCTTCACGTGGTGAATAAATGAATGTGTAGGCGAAATCATAGCCTACTTCACGAACCAGTGACAGCGTATCCTGGAACTGCTCCTCGGTCTCCCCCGGGAACCCAACGATAATGTCTGTAGTCAAAACTACGTGAGGTATGGCTTTCTTAATTTTGCCAACCAGTTCCAAATAATGCTCTCTGGAATATTTACGGCTCATCCGCTTCAATATTTCCGTATTGCCGGATTGTACAGGTAGATGAATATGTTCTACCAAATTACCGCCCTTAGCTAACACTTCAATCAAAGCATCATCAAAATCACGTGGATGCGAAGTCGTAAATCGAACACGCGGAATGTCGATTTGCCGAATATCGTCCATTAAATTGGCAAATGTATAGTCGATGTCCGTAAAGTCTTTGCCATACGCGTTTACATTCTGTCCAAGAAGCGTAATTTCCTTGAATCCCTTGCGCGCTAATTCACGAACCTCTGCAATGACGTCTTCAGGACGGCGGCTCCGCTCCTTCCCTCGAGTAAACGGAACGATACAATAGGTGCAGAATTTATCACA comes from the Paenibacillus lentus genome and includes:
- a CDS encoding RicAFT regulatory complex protein RicA family protein; the encoded protein is MTDCGIPKFNSRDLVIREDIMEKAKELAELIGTSDEVQHFQKAERLIQKHERVQTLISAIKKKQKEIVAFESFKNQAMVDKIEREIDELQDELDEIPVVTEFQQSQSDINYLLQLVISVIRDTVSEKVNVESGSDPAPTSGYGE
- the miaB gene encoding tRNA (N6-isopentenyl adenosine(37)-C2)-methylthiotransferase MiaB, which encodes MAKETKDYAKYFDFSDAKVISEDERGKKIRIRGRDIQILSEPDHRKEKQRGKEDIQVLYDTAVPEELKGIGNGKKYIIYTYGCQMNEHDTETMKGLLEEMGYTSTEERKEANIILLNTCAIRENAEDKVFGELGHLKGLKTENPDLLLGVCGCMSQEEGVVNRILQKHGFVDMIFGTHNIHRLPYLIQEALFSKEMVVEVWSKEGDIIENLPKKREGMRAWVNIMYGCDKFCTYCIVPFTRGKERSRRPEDVIAEVRELARKGFKEITLLGQNVNAYGKDFTDIDYTFANLMDDIRQIDIPRVRFTTSHPRDFDDALIEVLAKGGNLVEHIHLPVQSGNTEILKRMSRKYSREHYLELVGKIKKAIPHVVLTTDIIVGFPGETEEQFQDTLSLVREVGYDFAYTFIYSPREGTPAAVMEDDVPMEVKKERLQRLNEVVNEHCRMSNDLMEGKIVEVLVEGESKNNSDVLSGRTRSNKLVHFEGSKDLIGSFVQVEITDPMTWYIKGNIVATAVSSA